The genome window AAGGACAAAAGCGCGGTCACCGCATTCAGGCCCGCAAGTGCCAGACGGTTCTGCATGGCCACCGCAGCGCGGCTGCGCAGCGGCTCGACGGTAAAGGCACCGATATGATCCTCCAACCGCGCGCGCCATGCCACGTCAAGCTGTGCGCCGGGTTGCAGGCTAGGCGCAATCTTGCGGCTGGTGCCTCCGCGGACGATCCCAGCGTGGCGGCCTTGTTCGGGGGTAAAAACCTCAATGATCGCCGAAGTCTCACCATGTCGCCGCGCGCTCAGCAGGATGCCTTGATCGCGCCACTCCATCAGCTGAGCCCCGGCTCATCCAAGAGGTGCCGGCCCTGCCGATCCTCCACCTCAATCACCCAAAGGTCGGGATCGAACCCGCGCTGGCGGGTAACGGTGGCATCGACCTCCGCCTCGTCGCCAGACGCCAGCTCGATCCACTTTCGGTCCCCAGTCATCAGATCAAAGGAGCGATGGAACAGCATCGCGCGGCCATCCAGCGTAGCCAACTTGACCAGCACCGCGCCGCCGGTGTCGTCGCCATGCGCGACCACGAAGGCGGGGATGTCCTGCAACCGCAGCCGGGTGAGATAGGCATCGACCCAGAAACGCGCGGTCAGACGGGGCATGGCTGGCCTTTACGCTCAGTCGTTGCCATCTTTGAAATCCAAGCCCATCTCGGAATAGCGCTCTGCCTCTTCCAGCCAGTTGGCGCGAACCTTGACCTGCAAAAACAGATGTACTTTGCGACCAAGAAACTCTTCCAGCTCTTCGCGGGCGGCTTTGCCCACGGCTTTGATCGTCTCGCCCTTGTTGCCCAAGACGATGCCCTTGTGACCGTCGCGCACGACGTAAACCAACTGGTCGATCCGGGCGGAGCCGTCGGGGCGCTCTTCCCAATTTTCTGTCTCAACCGTTAGCTGATAGGGCAGTTCCTGATGCAGACGCAGGGTCAGCTTTTCGCGGGTGATCTCGGCCGCGATATTGCGCATCGGCAGGTCGGCGATCTGATCTTCGGGGTAGAGCCATGGGCCTTCCGGCACCTCTCCCGCCAACCACTGGCGCAGTGTGTCGATACCGTGGCCACGCTCGGCGGAGATCATGAAAGTCTCGGTGAAATCGAAAGCTGCGTTCATCTTTTCGGTCAGACCCAGCAATACAGGTGCCTCAACGCGGTCGATCTTGTTGATCGCCAGCGCCACGCGGCGGCCCTTGGCGATGTTGCCAAGCTCCTCAAGTATACGCTCCACGCCCTCGGTCATGCCACGGTGTGCTTCGATCAGCAGCACGATCACATCCGCATCCGCAGCGCCGCCCCAAGCGGCGGCGACCATGGCACGGTCAAGACGGCGGCGCGGTTGGAACAGGCCGGGCGTGTCGACGAAAACAAGCTGCGTTTCCCCCTCCATCGCAACGCCACGAATGCGGGCGCGGGTGGTTTGGACCTTGTGCGTCACGATCGAGACCTTGGCCCCCACCATGCGGTTCAGCAGCGTGGATTTGCCCGCGTTAGGCTCTCCGATCAGGGCGACGAATCCGGCACGGGTGGTCATGAGTTCTTCTCCAATTGCCGCAGCAGCGTGGTGGCGGCGGCCTGTTCGGCGGCGCGTTTTGAGGGCGCAGTGGCAGCGGCTTCGGCGCCGTTGTCGAGCCGCGCTGTAATGGTAAAGACCGGCGCATGGTCTGGGCCGCTGCGGTCTGTCTGGTCGTAACGCGGCGGGTTCAGCCCGCGCGCCTGCGCCCATTCCTGCAACGCGGTCTTGGCGTCACGCGCATCTTCTTTAACGGTCTTCAGACGGTTGCCCCACAGCCGGAGAACCAACCCTTTAGCAGCCTCAAAGCCGCTATCAAGATAGACCGCCGCGATCACCGCTTCGATGGCATCGCCTAAGAGGGCCTGCTTGCGCCGCCCGCCTGATATCATCTCAGACCGGCCTAGCTTTAACACCTTGCCCAAATCAATCTCACGCGCGACATCGGCGCAAGTTTCCTTGCGCACCAGCGCATTGAAACGCGGCGCCAATTGCCCTTCGGTCGCGCCGGGATCAAGCGCCAGCAATGCCTCAGCCATCACCAGCCCCAGCACCCGGTCACCCAGAAATTCCAACCGCTGGTTGTCATCACGGTTGGCCGAGGACATGGAGGCATGGGTCACGGCACGGACCAACAACTCCGGCTTGGCGAAACTATGGCCGATCCGCGCCTCAAAGGCTTTTAGGTCACCGCTTAATTTCATCTGACAGCTTCAAAGAAACGATCACTGCGCCATGTCCAGAAAAACAACATGGAGCGTCCGGCAGAGCTGAACACAATGCGATCCGCACGGCCGATCAGGTTCTCAAACGGGACGAAGCCCACGCCCCCCGCACGCTGCGCCAGACGGCTATCGGCAGAGTTGTCGCGGTTGTCGCCCATAAAGAAGTAATGCCCCTCAGGCACGGTATAGACGCCCGTGTTGTCCGACTGCTGGTTGGTGATGTTCAAGATCGGATGCGACACGCCATTGGGCAGCGTTTCGATCTGGCGGCCTTTAACACAGGTGCCACCTTGACCAACGGGTCCGTTTTCACAGCGCGGACGCAACTGCTGCGGACCTTGAGGGGCCATGACCTCTTCAAAGGTGCCTGCGTCTTCGACTTCGACCGGGGTGCCGTTCAGGCTGATGATCCCGTTTTGGATCTGTACTTTATCACCCGGCAAACCGATCAGGCGTTTGATGTAGTCGCGGCCCGAGACGGGGTGACGAAAGACCACCACATCGCCGCGCTCAGGCTCGGACCCAAACAGACGCTCGTTGTCGCCATCAAAAACACCGCAGACATCTTTGGCATCAATCTCGACCCCGACACCGGGCAGCATCAAGCTGGGGCAAGACGCATAGGAGTAACCGTAGGCCATCTTGTTCACAAAAAGGAAATCACCGATTAACAGCGTCTCTTTCATCGAACCGGAAGGGATCCAGAAGGGCTGAAAGAACAGGGTCCGAAAGACACCGGCGATCAGCAGCGCCCAAAAGATTGTCTTGATGGTTTCGACAAAGGCGTTGCCGGTTTTTTCCTTGGCGGCCATGCGGCGCTCCTGACATATCGGTTTGGGGTTACATGATCGCCGCCGCGGGCCAAGTCAAGTGAAGCGGGCGCCGAACGGCCTGCCCCGCGTGGATATGATGCGAAACGGCGTGGCACGCCAGTCTATCTGAGCTTAATCGGCAAGCGGGCGCGCTTCGATCACCACAAATGCCTGCGCCCATGGGTGATCGTCGGTCAGGGTCACATGGATGATCGCCTCATGCCCGGGCGGGGTCATCGCGGCGAGTCTATCAGCGGCCCAGCCCGTCACTTCCATCACCGGTTGACCGGTGCGCAGGTTGCTGACGGCCATATCGCGCCATGCGATGCCCATACGCAGCCCGGTGCCAAGC of Sulfitobacter sp. DSM 110093 contains these proteins:
- a CDS encoding DUF1491 family protein, yielding MPRLTARFWVDAYLTRLRLQDIPAFVVAHGDDTGGAVLVKLATLDGRAMLFHRSFDLMTGDRKWIELASGDEAEVDATVTRQRGFDPDLWVIEVEDRQGRHLLDEPGLS
- the era gene encoding GTPase Era — its product is MTTRAGFVALIGEPNAGKSTLLNRMVGAKVSIVTHKVQTTRARIRGVAMEGETQLVFVDTPGLFQPRRRLDRAMVAAAWGGAADADVIVLLIEAHRGMTEGVERILEELGNIAKGRRVALAINKIDRVEAPVLLGLTEKMNAAFDFTETFMISAERGHGIDTLRQWLAGEVPEGPWLYPEDQIADLPMRNIAAEITREKLTLRLHQELPYQLTVETENWEERPDGSARIDQLVYVVRDGHKGIVLGNKGETIKAVGKAAREELEEFLGRKVHLFLQVKVRANWLEEAERYSEMGLDFKDGND
- the rnc gene encoding ribonuclease III translates to MKLSGDLKAFEARIGHSFAKPELLVRAVTHASMSSANRDDNQRLEFLGDRVLGLVMAEALLALDPGATEGQLAPRFNALVRKETCADVAREIDLGKVLKLGRSEMISGGRRKQALLGDAIEAVIAAVYLDSGFEAAKGLVLRLWGNRLKTVKEDARDAKTALQEWAQARGLNPPRYDQTDRSGPDHAPVFTITARLDNGAEAAATAPSKRAAEQAAATTLLRQLEKNS
- the lepB gene encoding signal peptidase I; translation: MAAKEKTGNAFVETIKTIFWALLIAGVFRTLFFQPFWIPSGSMKETLLIGDFLFVNKMAYGYSYASCPSLMLPGVGVEIDAKDVCGVFDGDNERLFGSEPERGDVVVFRHPVSGRDYIKRLIGLPGDKVQIQNGIISLNGTPVEVEDAGTFEEVMAPQGPQQLRPRCENGPVGQGGTCVKGRQIETLPNGVSHPILNITNQQSDNTGVYTVPEGHYFFMGDNRDNSADSRLAQRAGGVGFVPFENLIGRADRIVFSSAGRSMLFFWTWRSDRFFEAVR
- the acpS gene encoding holo-ACP synthase, whose amino-acid sequence is MILGIGTDLANIERIQGTLDRFGDRFRNRVFTEIEQRKAERRRDVAGTYAKRWAAKEACSKALGTGLRMGIAWRDMAVSNLRTGQPVMEVTGWAADRLAAMTPPGHEAIIHVTLTDDHPWAQAFVVIEARPLAD